In Stenotrophomonas sp. 169, one DNA window encodes the following:
- the ilvD gene encoding dihydroxy-acid dehydratase: MPDYRSRTSTAGRNMAGARALWRATGMKDGDFHKPIIAIANSFTQFVPGHVHLKDLGQLVAREIEQAGGVAKEFNTIAVDDGIAMGHDGMLYSLPSREIIADSVEYMVNAHCADAIVCISNCDKITPGMLMAAMRLDVPVIFVSGGPMEAGKTKLSEHKLDLVDAMVIAADDSASDEKVAEYERSACPTCGSCSGMFTANSMNCLTEALGLSLPGNGTTLATHADREQLFRRAGRVIVELCHRWYGGEDPRALPSGIATAAAFNNAMTLDIAMGGSTNTILHLLAAAQEGGVDFDLTHIDALSRRVPQLCKVAPNTPEYHVEDVHRAGGVFGILGELDRAGLLDTSVPTVHSTTLADALQRWDATLTDDAKVHEFFAAGPAGIPTQVAFSQSTRWPSLDLDRAEGCIRSLQHAYSLEGGLAVLRGNLALDGCVVKTAGVDKSIHVFEGPARVFESQDAAVAGILGDTVEAGDVVVIRYEGPKGGPGMQEMLYPTSYLKSKGLGKQCALLTDGRFSGGTSGLSIGHVSPEAAAGGLIGLVEDGDRIRIDIPTRGIHLLVDEATLATRRDKADKRGWKPLEARPRKVTSALKAYALLATSADKGAVRDTTLLD; the protein is encoded by the coding sequence ATGCCTGATTACCGTTCACGCACCTCCACCGCCGGCCGCAACATGGCCGGCGCCCGCGCCCTGTGGCGTGCCACCGGCATGAAAGACGGCGATTTCCACAAGCCGATCATCGCCATCGCCAACTCGTTCACCCAGTTCGTGCCCGGCCATGTCCACCTGAAGGACCTCGGCCAGCTGGTCGCGCGCGAGATCGAGCAGGCCGGCGGAGTGGCCAAGGAGTTCAACACCATCGCGGTGGATGACGGCATCGCCATGGGCCACGACGGCATGCTGTACTCGCTGCCCAGCCGCGAGATCATCGCCGACTCGGTGGAATACATGGTCAACGCGCATTGCGCCGATGCCATCGTCTGCATTTCCAACTGCGACAAGATCACCCCCGGCATGCTGATGGCCGCCATGCGCCTGGACGTGCCGGTGATCTTCGTGTCCGGCGGGCCGATGGAGGCGGGCAAGACCAAGCTGTCCGAGCACAAGCTCGACCTGGTGGATGCGATGGTGATCGCCGCCGACGACAGCGCATCGGACGAGAAAGTCGCCGAGTACGAGCGCAGTGCCTGCCCGACCTGTGGATCGTGCTCGGGCATGTTCACCGCCAATTCGATGAACTGCCTGACCGAGGCCCTGGGCCTGTCGCTGCCCGGCAACGGCACCACACTGGCCACCCATGCCGACCGCGAGCAGCTGTTCCGCCGCGCGGGCCGGGTGATCGTGGAACTCTGCCACCGCTGGTATGGCGGTGAAGATCCGCGCGCCTTGCCGAGCGGTATCGCCACGGCCGCCGCGTTCAACAACGCGATGACACTGGACATCGCGATGGGGGGGTCGACGAATACCATCCTGCACCTGCTCGCTGCAGCACAGGAAGGTGGCGTGGACTTCGACCTGACCCACATCGACGCGCTGTCGCGGCGCGTACCGCAACTGTGCAAGGTCGCGCCGAATACACCGGAGTATCACGTCGAAGACGTGCATCGCGCCGGCGGCGTGTTCGGCATCCTCGGCGAACTGGATCGCGCCGGCCTGCTGGATACGTCCGTTCCGACCGTCCACAGCACCACGCTGGCCGATGCGCTGCAGCGCTGGGATGCCACCCTGACCGACGACGCCAAGGTGCACGAGTTCTTCGCTGCAGGGCCGGCCGGCATCCCGACCCAGGTCGCCTTCAGCCAGTCAACGCGCTGGCCGTCGCTGGACCTGGACCGCGCCGAAGGCTGCATCCGCTCGCTGCAGCATGCGTATTCGCTGGAAGGCGGCTTGGCCGTGCTGCGCGGCAACCTGGCGTTGGATGGCTGCGTGGTGAAGACCGCCGGCGTGGATAAATCCATCCATGTGTTCGAAGGCCCTGCCCGCGTGTTCGAAAGCCAGGACGCCGCAGTGGCCGGCATCCTCGGTGATACGGTAGAGGCCGGCGACGTGGTGGTGATCCGTTACGAGGGCCCCAAGGGCGGCCCGGGCATGCAGGAGATGCTGTACCCGACCAGTTACCTGAAGTCCAAAGGGCTGGGCAAACAGTGCGCGCTGCTGACCGACGGCCGCTTCTCCGGCGGCACCTCGGGGCTGTCCATCGGCCACGTCTCGCCGGAAGCGGCTGCTGGCGGACTGATCGGCCTGGTGGAGGACGGCGACCGCATCCGCATCGACATTCCGACCCGCGGCATCCATCTGCTGGTGGACGAGGCCACCTTGGCCACGCGCCGCGACAAGGCCGACAAGCGCGGCTGGAAGCCGCTGGAAGCCCGCCCGCGCAAGGTCACCAGCGCCCTGAAAGCCTACGCGCTGCTGGCCACCAGCGCCGACAAGGGCGCCGTACGCGACACCACCCTGCTCGACTGA
- a CDS encoding MoxR family ATPase: MTELDSSPSVPPPLAAVSAAADVLERVDAVREAVGHAFIGQPEVLDQILIALLAGGHVLIEGVPGLGKTLLVRALAQALELDHGRVQFTPDLMPSDVSGHAVYDPKSESFKIRRGPVFTNLLLADEINRAPAKTQSALLEVMQEGQVTIEGKSFALAPPFMTLATQNPVEQEGTYPLPEAQLDRFLLKIVIDYPGLEDEKRMVDAVTTGRSASDFDLQRVPRVLNAGDVVALQQATAAITVDAEVIDYAVRIVAATRKWPGIALGAGPRGSIALVRAARAQALLAGRDFVTPDDVRDIARPALRHRIALAPELQIEGQGADDVLGALLAKVDAPRR; the protein is encoded by the coding sequence ATGACCGAACTGGACTCTTCCCCCTCCGTGCCGCCGCCGCTGGCTGCCGTATCGGCCGCAGCCGACGTGCTGGAACGCGTGGACGCCGTACGCGAAGCCGTGGGTCATGCCTTCATCGGCCAGCCAGAGGTGCTCGACCAGATCCTGATCGCACTGCTCGCGGGTGGCCATGTGCTGATCGAAGGCGTGCCCGGGCTGGGCAAGACACTGCTGGTGCGTGCGCTGGCACAGGCGTTGGAGCTCGACCACGGACGTGTGCAGTTCACCCCCGACCTGATGCCCAGCGATGTCAGTGGCCACGCGGTGTACGACCCGAAAAGCGAAAGCTTCAAGATCCGTCGCGGCCCGGTGTTCACCAACCTGCTGCTGGCCGACGAGATCAACCGCGCGCCGGCCAAGACCCAGTCGGCCCTGCTGGAAGTGATGCAGGAAGGCCAGGTCACCATCGAAGGGAAATCGTTCGCGCTCGCGCCGCCTTTCATGACCCTGGCCACGCAGAACCCAGTGGAACAGGAAGGCACCTATCCGCTGCCGGAAGCACAGCTGGATCGTTTCCTGCTGAAGATCGTCATCGATTACCCGGGATTGGAAGACGAAAAGCGCATGGTCGATGCAGTGACCACCGGCCGCAGCGCCAGCGACTTCGACCTGCAGCGGGTGCCCCGCGTACTCAACGCCGGGGATGTCGTGGCGTTGCAGCAGGCCACCGCGGCGATCACCGTGGACGCCGAAGTGATCGACTACGCGGTGCGCATCGTTGCGGCCACACGCAAGTGGCCCGGCATCGCCCTCGGCGCAGGCCCGCGCGGCAGCATCGCGCTGGTGCGTGCGGCACGCGCACAGGCGCTGCTGGCCGGCCGTGACTTCGTGACGCCGGACGATGTGCGCGATATCGCCCGGCCGGCGCTGCGCCATCGCATCGCGCTGGCACCGGAGCTGCAGATCGAAGGACAGGGCGCCGACGATGTACTCGGTGCACTGCTGGCCAAGGTGGATGCACCGCGCCGATGA
- a CDS encoding DUF1190 domain-containing protein, whose translation MKRSRTTALLLMSAAPLLFTACQKEEQVQVQEGLYTSVQACTEATADPSACRNAFAAAQQQSADAAPKYADKAACEADYKPEQCVEQRTSAGTSFIGPMMMGFFMSQMMNSGRAGLAQQPAAASPAFQDKNAGWARAAPGGSGGLNTASGIGAGKAGLAPVTNQPNRATTASRAGFGSTSARRSGGSFGG comes from the coding sequence ATGAAACGTTCCCGCACCACCGCGCTGCTGTTGATGAGCGCCGCACCGCTGCTGTTCACCGCCTGCCAGAAGGAAGAACAGGTGCAGGTGCAGGAAGGGCTGTATACCTCCGTGCAGGCCTGTACCGAGGCCACGGCTGATCCGTCGGCGTGCCGCAACGCGTTCGCCGCCGCCCAGCAGCAGTCTGCCGATGCCGCGCCGAAGTACGCCGACAAGGCGGCCTGCGAAGCCGACTACAAGCCGGAGCAGTGCGTGGAGCAGCGCACCTCGGCCGGTACGTCCTTCATCGGGCCGATGATGATGGGCTTCTTCATGTCGCAGATGATGAACAGCGGACGCGCGGGCCTGGCCCAGCAACCGGCGGCCGCCAGCCCGGCCTTCCAGGACAAGAACGCCGGGTGGGCGCGTGCAGCCCCGGGTGGCAGCGGCGGCCTGAACACCGCCAGCGGCATCGGCGCGGGCAAGGCCGGCCTGGCGCCGGTCACCAACCAGCCGAACCGCGCCACCACCGCCAGCCGCGCCGGCTTCGGCAGCACCAGTGCGCGCCGTAGCGGCGGCAGCTTCGGCGGCTGA
- a CDS encoding glutathionylspermidine synthase family protein: MQRVRIAERPQWRARAEEAGFRFHTIDGQAYWDETAYYAFTLRQIEQDIEDPSAELHQMAMALVEEVVGSDTLMERLAIPAHYRDWIADSWRQRQPHLYGRLDLAYDGTGPAKLYELNYDTPTSLFEASFFQWQWLEEQRNAGRLPAHADQFNALHEALVERFGELASRLPPPLYFSAVGSSQEDVGTVEYLRDCAAQANLHGEGIAVEDIGLSDDGRFTAVDDTVIGTLFKLYPLEDLMAEEFGRALPTSGLQLLEPAWKAVLSNKGILPLLWERHRGHPNLLESHFDDGSTLRAGWVRKPLFSREGANIEMHLADGTTQRSDGPYHGPAIIQQAHPLTRFEGGYSLIGSWVIGDQACGIGIREDDSAITRDTSRFVPHAIIDEAPTQIYV, encoded by the coding sequence ATGCAGCGTGTCCGTATCGCCGAGCGCCCCCAGTGGCGCGCTCGGGCCGAAGAAGCCGGCTTCCGCTTCCACACCATCGATGGTCAGGCGTACTGGGATGAAACGGCGTACTACGCCTTCACCCTGCGGCAGATCGAGCAGGACATCGAAGACCCCAGCGCCGAGCTGCACCAGATGGCAATGGCGCTGGTGGAGGAGGTGGTCGGTTCCGATACGTTGATGGAACGCTTGGCGATCCCGGCGCATTACCGCGACTGGATCGCCGACAGCTGGCGCCAGCGCCAGCCGCACCTGTATGGACGCCTGGACCTGGCCTACGACGGCACCGGCCCGGCCAAGCTGTACGAGCTGAACTACGACACCCCGACCTCGCTGTTCGAGGCCAGCTTTTTCCAGTGGCAGTGGTTGGAAGAACAGCGCAACGCCGGCCGCCTGCCGGCGCACGCTGACCAGTTCAATGCGCTGCATGAAGCACTGGTGGAACGCTTCGGTGAGCTTGCTTCCCGACTGCCGCCGCCGCTGTATTTCAGCGCCGTGGGCAGTTCGCAGGAAGACGTCGGCACGGTGGAGTACCTGCGTGATTGCGCCGCCCAGGCCAACTTGCATGGCGAAGGCATCGCGGTGGAAGACATCGGGCTGTCCGACGATGGGCGCTTCACCGCGGTGGACGACACGGTGATCGGCACGTTGTTCAAGCTGTATCCGCTGGAAGACCTGATGGCCGAGGAGTTCGGTCGCGCCTTGCCGACATCCGGCCTGCAGCTGCTGGAGCCGGCCTGGAAGGCGGTGTTGAGCAACAAGGGCATCCTGCCCTTGCTGTGGGAGCGTCATCGCGGGCACCCGAACCTGCTGGAATCGCACTTCGACGATGGCAGTACGCTGCGCGCGGGGTGGGTACGCAAGCCGCTGTTCTCGCGCGAAGGCGCGAACATCGAAATGCATCTGGCCGACGGCACCACGCAGCGCAGCGACGGCCCGTACCACGGTCCGGCGATCATCCAGCAGGCGCATCCGTTGACCCGTTTCGAAGGCGGCTATTCACTGATCGGCAGCTGGGTGATCGGCGACCAGGCCTGTGGCATCGGCATCCGCGAGGATGACAGCGCGATCACCCGGGATACGTCGCGGTTCGTTCCGCACGCGATCATCGACGAAGCGCCGACGCAGATCTACGTCTGA
- the dinG gene encoding ATP-dependent DNA helicase DinG, which yields MTEPVAVPRALDDALKDSIRKAYTTLQANTPGFATRRSQSQMIGVVSRALAKSGGVGVVEAPTGVGKSLGYLTAGVPIALATKKKLVISTGTVALQSQLVERDIPNFLKATGLEATVALAKGRTRYLCTRNAAEAQGEASQGGMFEDEQPLYDRPLAPIEMDIAARLTVAFTSGSWDGDIDNAPETISPGLRGRITTPASACAGRRCAYSAQCAVLRSRNTVRDAQIVVTNHALLLSALSIGESDNGQPMIAAPSDMLLVLDEGHHIGNVAIDQGAASLALDDMAKRVGRLQILIAGAYRAVDKDRLGNLLPNEAIDVATNVAKQLRAFRDHVEALWMPAPADEEPMWRAANGRLPEAWREPIEALADDTRSLFNWAHAANAQVAKGKPDDAARERLQRNLGMALEMIEGQYNLWQAWRREDRDGAPPMARWITATREGDLVLHGSPVSAAHVLRKLLWDEVDSVVMTSATLTGGGDFQSLAIDNGIPEDAEMVSLSSPFDLPNQAELIVPQFPVTPDDRDGHPREVARYLAKELDWKKGSMVLFTSRWKMEKVAGLMPAAKRKQVLVQGEMSKTRLIDEHLRRVAEGEGSVLFGLNSFGEGLDLPGEACTTVVITQVPFAVPTDPQTATLSEWFEARGLNAFNLIAVPHALRTLTQFSGRLIRTSTDTGRVIILDSRLLTRRYGKRIIDALPPFKRVIG from the coding sequence GTGACCGAACCCGTCGCCGTCCCGCGTGCGCTTGATGACGCCTTGAAGGATTCGATCCGCAAGGCCTACACCACGCTGCAGGCCAACACCCCCGGCTTTGCCACCCGCCGCTCGCAGAGCCAGATGATCGGCGTGGTATCGCGTGCGCTGGCCAAGAGCGGGGGCGTGGGCGTGGTGGAGGCACCGACCGGCGTCGGCAAGAGCCTGGGTTACCTCACGGCAGGCGTGCCGATCGCCCTGGCCACCAAGAAGAAGCTGGTGATCAGCACGGGCACCGTCGCGCTGCAGTCGCAGCTGGTCGAGCGTGACATCCCCAATTTCCTCAAGGCCACCGGCCTGGAGGCGACCGTGGCACTGGCCAAGGGGCGCACGCGTTACCTGTGCACCCGCAACGCCGCCGAAGCGCAGGGAGAGGCATCGCAGGGTGGCATGTTCGAAGACGAGCAGCCGCTGTACGACCGCCCGCTGGCCCCGATTGAAATGGACATCGCCGCGCGCCTGACGGTGGCGTTCACCTCCGGCAGCTGGGACGGTGACATCGACAACGCCCCGGAAACCATCAGTCCCGGATTGCGTGGGCGCATTACCACGCCGGCATCCGCGTGTGCGGGCAGGCGCTGCGCGTACTCGGCGCAGTGCGCGGTGCTGCGCTCACGCAACACCGTGCGGGATGCGCAGATCGTGGTCACCAACCACGCGCTGCTGCTGTCGGCCCTGTCCATCGGCGAGAGCGACAACGGTCAGCCGATGATCGCCGCACCGTCGGACATGCTGCTGGTGCTGGACGAAGGCCACCACATCGGCAATGTGGCGATCGACCAGGGCGCAGCCAGTCTGGCGCTGGATGACATGGCCAAGCGCGTGGGCCGGCTGCAGATCCTGATCGCCGGGGCGTACCGCGCGGTGGACAAGGACCGCCTGGGCAACCTGCTGCCCAATGAAGCCATCGACGTGGCCACCAACGTGGCCAAGCAGCTGCGCGCGTTCCGCGATCACGTCGAAGCGCTGTGGATGCCGGCACCGGCCGACGAGGAACCGATGTGGCGCGCGGCGAATGGTCGCCTGCCCGAAGCGTGGCGCGAGCCGATCGAGGCCTTGGCCGACGACACCCGCAGCCTGTTCAACTGGGCGCACGCGGCCAACGCGCAGGTCGCCAAGGGCAAGCCGGATGATGCCGCGCGCGAACGCCTGCAGCGCAACCTCGGCATGGCGCTGGAGATGATCGAAGGCCAGTACAACCTGTGGCAGGCGTGGCGTCGCGAAGACAGGGATGGCGCACCGCCGATGGCACGCTGGATCACCGCCACGCGCGAAGGCGACCTGGTGCTGCACGGCTCACCGGTGTCGGCCGCGCACGTGCTGCGCAAGTTGCTGTGGGACGAAGTGGATTCGGTGGTGATGACGTCCGCCACGTTGACCGGCGGCGGTGATTTCCAGTCGCTGGCGATCGACAACGGCATCCCCGAGGACGCCGAGATGGTGTCGCTGTCCTCGCCGTTCGACCTGCCCAACCAGGCCGAGTTGATCGTGCCGCAGTTCCCGGTGACGCCGGATGACCGCGATGGCCATCCACGCGAAGTGGCGCGCTACCTCGCCAAGGAACTGGACTGGAAGAAGGGCTCGATGGTGTTGTTCACCTCGCGCTGGAAGATGGAGAAGGTCGCCGGCCTGATGCCCGCTGCCAAGCGCAAGCAGGTGTTGGTGCAGGGCGAGATGTCCAAGACGCGGCTGATCGATGAACACCTGCGCCGTGTCGCCGAGGGCGAGGGGTCAGTGCTGTTCGGGCTGAACTCCTTCGGCGAAGGCCTGGACCTGCCCGGTGAAGCCTGCACCACGGTGGTGATCACCCAGGTGCCGTTCGCCGTGCCCACCGATCCACAGACCGCCACGTTGAGCGAATGGTTTGAAGCCCGCGGCCTGAACGCCTTCAACCTGATTGCCGTGCCCCATGCCCTGCGCACGCTGACCCAGTTCTCCGGCCGCCTGATCCGCACCAGCACCGACACCGGCCGCGTGATCATCCTCGACTCCCGCCTGCTGACCCGCCGCTACGGCAAGCGCATCATCGACGCGCTCCCCCCGTTCAAGCGCGTGATCGGCTGA
- a CDS encoding DUF4350 domain-containing protein has translation MKARVVWSFVIGLIVLLAVPLVVLFLRTHEKVTRTEVMPPQGEASYNPLYVLGQALRADGLQAESRARLDLAAMTLAPGDTVVLLQDSGELAPSQVDTLLAWVKRGGHLLVRTPPTGEDTTRNEPLLLQRLGVESLGFGSACQRFHVDDDTGHVEFCKGRRFDLTEAAYAQVQREWGSEDGFVFARLRHGQGRVDVLADMDFMRGVPETTSLLPAALRPSKDLEQPRDGLHDRAHRDLTRHLLAPNYGKGTVWLVYASRPPSLWARIVLQGWPVWLPLLLALLGWLWARAQRFGSVQPSPVAERRSLLEHVRASGELLLRQRQGPRLHAAVRDLFLRRLQARAPLAATLEGAAQEQAIAALLQWPVTRVHTALAPPAANDQTALKARITLLLQMRSLL, from the coding sequence ATGAAGGCGCGGGTGGTGTGGTCGTTTGTGATCGGGCTGATCGTGCTGCTGGCGGTGCCGCTGGTGGTGCTGTTCCTGCGCACGCACGAAAAAGTGACGCGCACCGAGGTGATGCCGCCGCAAGGCGAGGCCAGCTACAACCCGTTGTACGTGCTCGGCCAAGCGCTGCGCGCCGACGGCCTGCAGGCAGAGTCGCGGGCCCGGCTGGACCTGGCGGCGATGACGCTCGCGCCGGGCGATACAGTGGTGCTGCTGCAGGACAGCGGTGAACTGGCGCCCTCGCAGGTGGATACGCTGCTGGCGTGGGTGAAGCGGGGCGGCCACCTGCTGGTGCGCACGCCCCCCACCGGCGAAGACACCACGCGAAACGAGCCTTTGCTGTTGCAGCGCCTGGGCGTGGAAAGCCTTGGATTCGGCAGTGCCTGCCAGCGTTTCCATGTGGACGATGACACCGGCCACGTGGAGTTCTGCAAGGGTCGTCGCTTCGATCTGACCGAGGCGGCGTACGCACAGGTGCAGCGTGAGTGGGGCAGCGAAGACGGCTTCGTGTTCGCTCGCCTGCGCCATGGCCAAGGCAGGGTCGATGTGCTGGCGGACATGGACTTCATGCGTGGCGTACCTGAAACCACCTCGCTGCTCCCGGCTGCACTGCGGCCGAGCAAAGACCTGGAGCAGCCGCGCGATGGCCTGCACGACCGTGCGCACCGCGACCTGACCCGCCATCTGCTGGCGCCGAATTACGGCAAGGGCACCGTGTGGCTGGTGTATGCCAGCCGACCGCCCTCTCTATGGGCGCGCATCGTGCTGCAGGGTTGGCCGGTCTGGTTGCCGTTGCTGCTGGCGTTGCTGGGCTGGTTGTGGGCGCGCGCGCAGCGCTTCGGCAGCGTGCAGCCTTCGCCGGTGGCAGAGCGCCGCTCCTTGCTGGAACACGTGCGCGCCAGTGGTGAACTGCTGCTGCGCCAACGCCAGGGCCCGCGACTGCATGCGGCCGTACGGGACCTGTTCCTGCGTCGGCTGCAGGCCCGTGCACCGCTGGCGGCCACGCTTGAGGGTGCCGCACAGGAACAGGCCATCGCCGCCTTGCTGCAGTGGCCCGTCACCCGCGTACACACCGCGCTGGCACCGCCAGCCGCCAATGACCAGACCGCGCTGAAAGCGCGGATCACCCTCCTGCTGCAGATGAGAAGCCTGCTATGA
- a CDS encoding DUF4129 domain-containing protein — translation MRIDQLNVVLRARSSWEAMELGTALARRQWRAAWGAWLLASAPVFLLANALAWWLGAGFGWAWLLLWWCKPAFERVVLYVLSRGVFGEPVTAWQALRAQPGWQVAGFWGYLGWRRFSAVRNVCLPVNLLEGTDAAHRGQRRRAVLSAAAGPSMLLTVLCMGFEAVLVIGALTAVFMFVPVELLSDSWRAAWELVRQDTPAWAKFGMNLLLWLAASVMGPFHVGAGFGLYLNRRTQMEAWDVEISFRRLRERLQQAMPLLLLVVLFALPVATVPVHAQQAHAHDDAGAADEERAEEASDDDEEEPPAIDPADTPAGIFGDVPVDTAGFRQAVQRAYEDPLQRPTRSISEWEPRKKDDDEEAKRKERERLKREADEQSAKQMSGGAAKIAAMVAEWGLWLLLGIVVVALLLTARRWLPWLSGSARRKAPAAPAVSEDSIVLPEVVPPDVATRARALWARGMPRQALALLYRASVGTVVERTGVALPPGATEAQVLRASRRMPDARDRDLFAAIVRMWQYAAYGNRLPDHADFETLADALQAQYRWPA, via the coding sequence CAGCAGCTGGGAAGCAATGGAACTGGGCACTGCACTGGCGCGCCGGCAGTGGCGGGCGGCGTGGGGCGCGTGGCTGCTGGCCAGTGCACCGGTGTTCCTGTTGGCCAATGCGCTGGCGTGGTGGCTGGGTGCCGGATTCGGTTGGGCGTGGCTGCTGCTGTGGTGGTGCAAGCCGGCGTTTGAACGGGTGGTCCTGTACGTCCTGTCGCGTGGCGTGTTCGGTGAACCGGTCACCGCGTGGCAGGCGCTGCGTGCGCAGCCGGGCTGGCAGGTCGCCGGCTTCTGGGGTTACCTGGGGTGGCGGCGCTTCAGCGCGGTGCGCAATGTGTGCCTGCCGGTGAACCTGCTGGAAGGCACGGACGCCGCGCACCGCGGTCAGCGCCGCCGCGCGGTACTGTCTGCCGCCGCCGGTCCATCGATGCTGCTCACGGTGCTGTGCATGGGCTTCGAGGCCGTGCTGGTGATCGGCGCGTTGACGGCCGTTTTCATGTTCGTACCGGTGGAACTGCTGTCCGATTCGTGGCGCGCAGCGTGGGAGCTGGTGCGTCAGGACACCCCCGCTTGGGCGAAGTTCGGTATGAACCTGCTGCTCTGGCTGGCGGCCAGTGTGATGGGGCCTTTCCACGTCGGTGCCGGGTTCGGACTCTATTTGAACCGACGCACGCAGATGGAGGCCTGGGACGTGGAGATCAGCTTCCGCCGCCTGCGCGAACGGCTGCAGCAGGCCATGCCGCTGTTGCTGCTGGTGGTCCTGTTCGCGCTGCCTGTTGCCACTGTGCCGGTGCATGCACAGCAAGCGCACGCACACGACGATGCAGGCGCGGCGGATGAGGAGCGGGCAGAAGAGGCTTCCGATGACGACGAGGAGGAGCCGCCGGCCATCGATCCCGCTGACACGCCGGCTGGCATCTTCGGTGACGTGCCCGTGGACACGGCGGGCTTCCGCCAAGCCGTGCAGCGCGCTTACGAAGATCCGCTGCAGCGCCCCACCCGCTCCATCAGCGAGTGGGAACCCCGCAAGAAGGACGACGACGAAGAGGCCAAGCGCAAGGAGCGCGAACGACTGAAGCGCGAGGCCGACGAACAGTCGGCGAAGCAGATGTCCGGTGGTGCGGCGAAGATCGCGGCGATGGTGGCCGAATGGGGCCTCTGGCTGCTGCTGGGCATCGTCGTCGTGGCGCTGCTGCTCACTGCGCGGCGCTGGTTGCCCTGGCTGAGCGGATCGGCGCGGCGCAAGGCCCCGGCCGCGCCTGCGGTGAGCGAAGATTCGATCGTGCTGCCCGAGGTGGTGCCGCCGGATGTGGCCACGCGTGCACGTGCGCTGTGGGCGCGCGGCATGCCACGTCAGGCACTGGCCCTGCTGTATCGCGCCAGCGTCGGCACGGTGGTGGAGCGGACTGGCGTGGCCTTGCCACCCGGCGCAACCGAAGCCCAGGTGCTGCGTGCATCGCGGCGCATGCCGGACGCGCGTGACCGCGACCTGTTCGCGGCGATCGTGCGCATGTGGCAGTACGCCGCGTATGGCAACCGGCTGCCCGACCACGCCGATTTCGAAACGCTGGCCGACGCACTGCAGGCGCAGTACCGGTGGCCGGCATGA
- a CDS encoding DUF58 domain-containing protein, whose protein sequence is MRPALPLLGCLLVWAGVGAAVLAGWLPRWSWQAVLAIVVAVALVDLLRLRRLPSPSVQRQLPEALALNVRRAVQLTLQAERTLRLDVFDLLPGAWQSEGMPRRLRLRPGFAATLDYHVQPLQRGHFRFDGVQVRLHSPWRLWRQQRVVPPALDVRVFPNFVPLTRFALFSAEQASRMVGAHLKRRRGEGTDFHQMREYRIGDSLRQIDWKATSRARRLVSREYQDEKNQQMLLVLDSGRRMMASDGGLSHFDQVLNAALVLAYLALRQGDGVGLHAMGGEQRWVAPKRGMGTIDDLLRASYDLQPQPVATDYLATATQLSVLQRRRALVMLVTNVRDEDIEDLLAAVKLLQRRHLVCVASLREQVLDHALQGPVQTDADAAQAGAAALYLEQRAQAHDALRGHGVMVLDVTADALPGALVERYLSVKRDGLL, encoded by the coding sequence ATGAGGCCTGCCCTGCCCCTGCTCGGATGCCTGCTGGTGTGGGCCGGCGTAGGCGCTGCCGTGCTGGCCGGCTGGCTGCCGCGCTGGAGCTGGCAGGCCGTCTTGGCGATCGTGGTCGCGGTAGCGTTGGTGGACCTGCTGCGTCTGCGCAGGCTGCCCTCGCCGAGCGTGCAGCGGCAGCTTCCCGAAGCACTGGCATTGAACGTGCGACGTGCAGTGCAACTGACCCTGCAGGCTGAGCGCACGCTGCGGCTGGACGTGTTCGATCTGCTGCCGGGCGCCTGGCAGAGCGAGGGCATGCCGCGGCGTCTGCGCCTGCGTCCCGGGTTTGCCGCCACGCTCGACTATCACGTGCAACCGCTGCAACGTGGCCACTTCCGCTTTGACGGCGTACAGGTGCGCCTGCACTCACCGTGGCGGCTGTGGCGGCAGCAGCGCGTCGTGCCGCCTGCGCTCGATGTACGCGTATTCCCGAACTTCGTGCCGCTCACACGCTTCGCCTTGTTCAGTGCCGAACAGGCCTCGCGGATGGTCGGTGCGCACCTGAAGCGGCGCCGCGGTGAAGGCACCGATTTCCACCAGATGCGCGAATACCGCATCGGCGACAGCCTGCGCCAGATCGACTGGAAGGCGACGTCGCGTGCACGGCGATTGGTGTCGCGCGAGTATCAGGACGAAAAGAACCAGCAGATGCTGCTGGTGCTCGATTCTGGCCGAAGGATGATGGCCAGTGATGGCGGCCTGTCGCACTTCGACCAGGTGTTGAACGCCGCCTTGGTGCTTGCCTATCTGGCCCTGCGGCAGGGCGACGGCGTGGGCCTGCATGCGATGGGCGGCGAGCAGCGCTGGGTGGCGCCGAAACGCGGCATGGGCACGATCGATGACCTGCTGCGCGCCAGCTACGACCTGCAACCGCAGCCAGTGGCGACGGACTACCTGGCCACCGCGACACAGCTGTCGGTGCTGCAGCGCCGTCGCGCGCTGGTGATGCTGGTGACCAACGTGCGCGACGAAGATATCGAAGACCTGCTGGCCGCGGTGAAGCTGCTGCAGCGCCGGCACCTGGTGTGCGTGGCCAGCCTGCGCGAGCAGGTGCTGGACCACGCGTTGCAGGGTCCGGTGCAGACGGATGCCGATGCCGCACAGGCCGGCGCGGCGGCCCTGTACCTGGAACAGCGCGCGCAGGCGCATGATGCGCTGCGCGGACACGGCGTGATGGTGCTGGATGTCACCGCCGACGCCCTGCCCGGCGCGCTGGTAGAGCGCTACCTGTCGGTCAAGCGCGACGGCTTGTTGTAG